A region from the Paenibacillus humicola genome encodes:
- a CDS encoding cysteine desulfurase family protein: MERFYFDHAASSPVHPEVVKVMMEIYAGAPGNASSLHSFGRSARSLVSRARERIAEAVGCSPSELVFTSGGTESDNIALFGAARAGRARGKNHIVTSAAEHHAVLDAAEALERDGFRVTFLPVDGNGRVSPADAEAAVGPETALVSVMHANNETGTIQPIAEIGEISRKRGALFHVDAVQTLGLLPIDLKRLPVDLMSFSSHKVNGPQGVGALYINKSAPFEPTFFGGSQERKRRPGTENVAGIAGFAKSIELSVNSMAEKKPFLELIRYKWVERMTDIFGRDRLAVNGHPSERLPHIVNISFIGVDTETMLMNLDMAGIAASGGSACTAGALEKSHVLRAMGLPEERIDSAVRFSFGLGNTLEELDAAAQKVATFLGRIRKNS, translated from the coding sequence ATGGAACGGTTTTATTTCGACCACGCGGCTTCTTCGCCGGTTCATCCGGAGGTCGTCAAGGTCATGATGGAGATATACGCCGGCGCTCCGGGCAACGCTTCGAGCCTGCACAGCTTCGGCCGCAGCGCAAGGTCGCTGGTCAGCCGGGCGCGGGAGCGAATCGCGGAGGCGGTCGGCTGCAGCCCATCGGAGCTGGTATTCACCTCCGGGGGAACGGAAAGCGACAATATCGCGTTATTCGGCGCCGCGAGAGCCGGGCGCGCTCGCGGCAAGAATCATATCGTAACGAGCGCGGCTGAGCATCATGCCGTACTCGATGCAGCGGAAGCGCTGGAACGGGACGGATTCCGGGTCACGTTCCTGCCGGTTGACGGGAACGGGCGCGTTTCGCCGGCCGACGCCGAGGCTGCCGTCGGACCCGAGACGGCGCTCGTCAGCGTCATGCACGCCAATAATGAAACGGGCACGATTCAGCCGATCGCCGAGATCGGCGAGATCTCCCGGAAGCGCGGCGCGCTTTTCCATGTCGACGCCGTGCAGACGCTCGGCCTGCTGCCGATCGATCTGAAGCGGCTCCCGGTCGATCTGATGAGCTTTTCAAGCCATAAAGTTAACGGGCCGCAGGGCGTCGGCGCGTTGTACATTAACAAGTCCGCGCCGTTCGAACCGACGTTTTTCGGCGGCTCCCAGGAGCGCAAACGGCGTCCGGGGACTGAAAATGTCGCCGGTATCGCAGGGTTTGCGAAATCGATTGAACTTTCTGTGAATTCCATGGCGGAGAAGAAACCTTTTCTCGAGCTGATTCGTTATAAATGGGTAGAACGGATGACCGATATTTTCGGCCGGGACAGGCTTGCGGTAAACGGTCACCCTTCGGAGAGGCTGCCGCACATCGTCAACATCAGCTTCATCGGCGTCGATACGGAAACGATGCTGATGAACCTGGACATGGCGGGCATCGCGGCTTCGGGCGGCTCGGCCTGCACGGCGGGCGCGCTGGAGAAATCGCACGTCCTGAGAGCGATGGGGCTGCCTGAGGAGCGAATCGATTCGGCTGTACGTTTCAGCTTCGGTTTGGGGAATACTTTGGAGGAACTCGACGCTGCGGCGCAAAAAGTTGCAACTTTTTTGGGCCGCATTCGTAAAAATTCCTAG